The following proteins come from a genomic window of Suricata suricatta isolate VVHF042 chromosome 5, meerkat_22Aug2017_6uvM2_HiC, whole genome shotgun sequence:
- the FAM131A gene encoding protein FAM131A isoform X2, with protein sequence MLPKSRRALTIQEIAALARSSLHGISQVVKDHVTKPTAMAQGRVAHLIEWKGWSKPSDSPAALESAFSSYSDLSEGEQEARFAAGVAEQFAIAEAKLRAWSSVDGEDSTDESYDEDYAGGTDSDMAGQLPLGPHLQDLFTGHRFSRPIRQGSVEPESDCSQTVSPETLCSSLCSLEDGLLGSPARLASQLLGDELLLAKLPPSRESAFRSLGPLEAQDSLYNSPLMESCLSPAEEEPAPCKDCQPLCPPPVGSWERQRQASDVASSGVVSLDEDEAEPEEQ encoded by the exons ATGCTGCCCAAGTCCCGGAGAGCCCTAACTATCCAGGAGATTGCTGCACTGGCCAGATCCTCCCTGCATG GCATTTCCCAGGTGGTAAAGGACCACGTGACCAAGCCCACCGCCATGGCGCAGGGCCGAGTGGCTCACCTCATTGAATGGAAGGGCTGGAGCAAGCCAAGCGACTCACCTGCTGCCCTGGAATCAGCCTTTTCCTCCTATTCGGACCTCAGTGAGGGTGAACAAGAGGCTCGCTTTGCAGCAG GAGTGGCCGAGCAGTTTGCCATTGCAGAAGCCAAGCTCCGGGCGTGGTCTTCGGTGGATGGTGAGGATTCCACTGATGAATCCTATGATGAAGACTATGCTGGAGGAACTGACTCAG ATATGGCTGGGCAGCTGCCCCTGGGTCCCCACCTCCAGGACCTCTTCACTGGCCACCGATTCTCCAGGCCTATCCGCCAGGGCTCTGTGGAGCCTGAGAGCGACTGCTCGCAGACCGTGTCCCCAGAGACCCTGTGCTCTAGTCTGTGCAGCCTGGAGGATGGGTTGCTGGGCTCCCCAGCCCGCCTGGCCTCCCAGCTGCTGGGTGACGAGCTGCTCCTCGCCAAACTGCCCCCCAGCCGGGAAAGTGCCTTCCGTAGCCTGGGCCCCTTGGAGGCCCAGGACTCGCTCTACAACTCACCCCTCATGGAGTCCTGCCTTTCCCCCGCCGAGGAGGAGCCAGCCCCCTGCAAGGACTGCCAGCCTCTCTGCCCGCCACCAGTGGGCAGCTGGGAACGGCAGCGGCAAGCCTCTGATGTAGCTTCTTCTGGGGTGGTGTCCTTAGACGAGGATGAGGCAGAGCCGGAGGAACAGTGA
- the FAM131A gene encoding protein FAM131A isoform X1, translating into MPMISVLGKMFLWQREGPGGRWTCQTSRRVASDPAWAVEWIELPRGLSLSSLGSARTLRGWSRSSRPSSVDSQDLPEVNVGDTVAMLPKSRRALTIQEIAALARSSLHGISQVVKDHVTKPTAMAQGRVAHLIEWKGWSKPSDSPAALESAFSSYSDLSEGEQEARFAAGVAEQFAIAEAKLRAWSSVDGEDSTDESYDEDYAGGTDSDMAGQLPLGPHLQDLFTGHRFSRPIRQGSVEPESDCSQTVSPETLCSSLCSLEDGLLGSPARLASQLLGDELLLAKLPPSRESAFRSLGPLEAQDSLYNSPLMESCLSPAEEEPAPCKDCQPLCPPPVGSWERQRQASDVASSGVVSLDEDEAEPEEQ; encoded by the exons ATGCCTATGATTTCTGTGCTGGGCAAAATGTTTCTGTGGCAGCGTGAAGGGCCTGGAGGACGATGGACTTGTCAGACAAGTCGCAGAG TGGCCTCGGACCCTGCTTGGGCTGTGGAGTGGATCGAACTTCCTCGGGGCCTCTCTCTATCTTCCTTGGGATCTGCTCGGACCCTCCGAGGCTGGAGCCGGTCCTCCCGCCCTTCCTCCGTGGACAGCCAGGACTTGCCAGAG GTGAATGTTGGAGACACAGTCGCGATGCTGCCCAAGTCCCGGAGAGCCCTAACTATCCAGGAGATTGCTGCACTGGCCAGATCCTCCCTGCATG GCATTTCCCAGGTGGTAAAGGACCACGTGACCAAGCCCACCGCCATGGCGCAGGGCCGAGTGGCTCACCTCATTGAATGGAAGGGCTGGAGCAAGCCAAGCGACTCACCTGCTGCCCTGGAATCAGCCTTTTCCTCCTATTCGGACCTCAGTGAGGGTGAACAAGAGGCTCGCTTTGCAGCAG GAGTGGCCGAGCAGTTTGCCATTGCAGAAGCCAAGCTCCGGGCGTGGTCTTCGGTGGATGGTGAGGATTCCACTGATGAATCCTATGATGAAGACTATGCTGGAGGAACTGACTCAG ATATGGCTGGGCAGCTGCCCCTGGGTCCCCACCTCCAGGACCTCTTCACTGGCCACCGATTCTCCAGGCCTATCCGCCAGGGCTCTGTGGAGCCTGAGAGCGACTGCTCGCAGACCGTGTCCCCAGAGACCCTGTGCTCTAGTCTGTGCAGCCTGGAGGATGGGTTGCTGGGCTCCCCAGCCCGCCTGGCCTCCCAGCTGCTGGGTGACGAGCTGCTCCTCGCCAAACTGCCCCCCAGCCGGGAAAGTGCCTTCCGTAGCCTGGGCCCCTTGGAGGCCCAGGACTCGCTCTACAACTCACCCCTCATGGAGTCCTGCCTTTCCCCCGCCGAGGAGGAGCCAGCCCCCTGCAAGGACTGCCAGCCTCTCTGCCCGCCACCAGTGGGCAGCTGGGAACGGCAGCGGCAAGCCTCTGATGTAGCTTCTTCTGGGGTGGTGTCCTTAGACGAGGATGAGGCAGAGCCGGAGGAACAGTGA